From the Planktothricoides raciborskii GIHE-MW2 genome, the window TAAGCTCAGGGTAATTCATCTTCTCAGCGTCATGGGATTAAATTTCCTGTTATAGTTAAACCGATTTTTTTAATAGCGATCGGATGTCATAACAGCAATTACTAAAAGCAGCAAATAAATAACTTACAAATAAATAAATTATTTATTTATTTATTTATATTTGTAAAAAATATTTTTGTTAAATGGGTTGACCAGAATTAGGTTTATCTTCCCAATTCAATAAGCTGGAAATTTTTTTGAAACTGCCCCTAAAATCTAGGCAATTTCGGAATGTGACCATCAATGATCCTCCGAAGTGACCCCTTGTGTACTTGACTACTCTACCATCATAGACTAATGCTCAATTAGTCTACTGGTCTGCGGACTGGCGAACATTCGCAGTGTCTTAGCAATTGCTCTATGAATGGGCAAAAGATTTTGGGTAACAAATTTTGTTACTGTTTATGAGTAACAAAGTTACTCAATGTTCAAATTTCGTTTTTTCCCGCGAGATGAATTCTTGCAGCGCTTTTCAGGTAGATAAACCGCATTAACCGCCTGGGAATCGTCTTCCCGTCGGTTGTTGCAACTGGTGCAAAATTTCAGTAGGGGTCAACGGCCGTTGTAGGGGTCAACGGCCGTTGTAGGGGTCAACGGCCGTTGTAGGGGTCAACGGCCGTTGTAGGGGTCAACGGCCGTTGACCCCTACAACATTTCAGTCAGCTAAAACCGGCGATGGCAGCCTTCGTGGAGGCAGGCTTGTGCTATGAAGCCGCCATCGTTAAAACGATGGCGGATGGGTGTGGTTTACTCAGTAGAAAACCACTGTAAGAAATTTCTCGATCGACGGTCAGAATCGTCAGCGTTTACAAGCGTATAGCATATAATCAATATGCAACCAAATTGAAAAAATAACCAATAGATAACCAATAAATAGACATCTCCACAAATCAGATATAAAGGATGGCGCATCCGCGCCGCGAGAGCGAACGGACTGGAGTAACAGGCAATTACTGGAGATGTCTAATATTGAGGCGTCAAGCCAGGCAAAATTCAAGCCAGTGTTTCAGAAGATGCGGCTGGTTGAGAAGACGATGTTAACCAAGCTTTAAATTGACTCGATTCTGCTAAGGGGGGATTTACCCAATACCAACGACCTTCGCGATCGCGGTACTCAAACAGAAACATACTCCGCAGCAAAATTTGATAATCATCATCGCCGCGAACGGTTTTATTTTCCAAAGCTTGAAACATCAATTGCCATTCTTGATCGCAAATTGCGGCCAACAGATCATCGCGATATTCTTTGATCACATCTTCTAATAAGTTGCGTTCAAACGGCGGATCCTCTTGTTGTAAACAACTATAGAGTAACCCCAGCAGATTCCGCACATGACCGCCGCTGACTCGGCATAACCGATCTAATGTTTCTGGTTCGTCAAATAACTCGGAAATTAACTCTAAGCGTTTTTCCGGCTCAATATCAGGAAAAGCTCTGGCTAAAACCATCTGTCGAAGTAGATTCATGCCTTCATCACAATCTTCACCATTGCGATGTTGCACTGGCACCATTGGTAAAACCTTCGGCTTCAAACCAAATCGACTGGTTAAGCGACCAAAGTCATTGGAAAAAATTAAACTCAAAGGAATGGTGTACACCATGTGACAATTCAGCTTGCGTAACTGATCGCCTCGATCCACAAATAAATATTCCGGTTGAGTTCTGCCGGTGGGTTTGGGGGAACTATCCACCCGGTCTAGGTTATCCACAATCACCACCAGTCCTTGTTTCCCCTGTTCTTTCAGGAATTTTGTGGCCGGATCGAGCAACTCGGAGTTAATCGCATCTAAGATATTATTTGTCCGGGGTTCTAGATATTGTCTTAATCGAGAACGTTCTGCGGGAGAATCTTTGGCTTTGGCGGTAATTTTGCCAATTCCCCCAGGCAAGGAAAAACCAATTTCTGCATTTTCGGTGCTGACACTGATTGTCCCTAATCCGGCAATTCCCGCTTCCCCGCTGAGTTCAATGGGGGTTTGCAAAATTTGAGCCGCACCTTTAAGCAGCGCTTTAAAGCCTTTTGGTTCTAACTGGAGGGAAATTTTTTGTAAACTTTCACTAACTTGGCGGGCGATCGCCAATAAAATATCACTAATATCTACGTCGGCCATATCCAAGTCTTCAGAAGACTCGAAATAGACCACATGATATCCTTTTTGCACCAACTGTTCTTTGAGGCGAAATAACTCTGTGGACTTGCCGCAACCAATATGTCCTGAAAATAACTGACAGGTCGGTTCTCCACCGGATAAGCGGGTAATAGTTCTTTCTAATTCTCTAGTGCTATCACTGCCTCGGACTTTAGAAAAATCAATATAGTATTTCCGCTCCTGTTCATTCCCCATATCGATGGTTTTCGTGGGATTACAGGCTTTATAAAATTCTGCAAAATTTAATGTCATTCCCCGATCGCCTCCCGAACGGCTATTCTTTTGTCATTTATAACTGGTCTGGTTCAGATCGCCAATTAGGTTAGGTGGTTTTGGTATCCAGCAACTAGGATCTTGACATTTTCTGGTCTTTTATGTGTCCGATGGATCACCCCTGATGGGTATGAATCCTGTGGGGTTAGACCCCTCCCCTAAGTCGCCAGACCCGTGGGAACTGGTGAAACTGGGAACTGAATCACAGGGGTAGCGAACCGGGTTAAATCCGTTTAAATCCGTTTAAATCCGTTTAAAATAGACACTGGTGATCACCCCATAAGCCGTTAGCCTTTAGCCTTTAGCTGAATACTGATAGCTGATAGCTGATACCTTTTGGGCTTACGTCTAGTGATGGATCAAAGAATCACCCAGGCGCTTCACTCCTTAATATATGCTCTTAATTCTGCTCTTAATTCTAGTCTCTTCAGAGGTAATTGATGGCGAACATCTCTTCAGTATCTCCGGCTCAATTAGCCCGTCGTCGTCGGTTAGTGCGGCAGCAGCGGCGACGCAAATTTTTTCACACCGCGTGGCAAGTCTTGATCATTGGCAGTTTAACCGGGGGACTGGTTTGGTTCACGACTCGACCCGATTGGTTTATTTATCAAGCCAATGAAGTTGTCATTTCTGGCAACCAATTTCTTTCAGCCCAAGCTGTGAAATCTTTGCTGCCGATCACTTATCCCACATCTTTGCTACAATTAAACCCTCAAGAGATTGCGGAAAAACTAGAGTCCAGCGGGCCGATCGCCCAAGCTAATGTCACTCGTAAGTTATTTCCACCAAAATTAATTGTGGAAGTGCAGGAAAAGCGTCCAGTGGCGATCGCCCAAGTTCCATCATCTACAGTACAAAAACCACCCTCAGCCCAGCAAAAAAATCACCCCATTCCTCCCCTGAGTCAGAATGCTCAAATCGGATTACTCGATGAAAATGGGGTTTGGATCTCCCAAGGCGGTGACATCAGTCCCGATCAGTTTCTTCAGCTACCCACCTTAACCGTAATTGGCGACCCCAAGCGATATCAACCCTATTGGTTACAAGTGTATCAAGCCATCAATCGCAGCCCAATGAAAATTTATGAAATTGATTGGCGCGATCCGAGCAACTTAATCCTCAAAACCGAACTAGGAATCGTACATTGTGGCGGACAAACTTCTCAGCTAGTCGAACAACTGCATATCCTTGATAAAATGCGTAATTTACCCGCACAGGTAAATCCTAGCCAAATCGATTATATTGATCTCAAAAACCCACAAAAGCCCACAATTCGGAAAACTCCCTAAAACTAACTATAATTAGCAGTTAGTCATTTATCTGGCGCCAACGAATTTTCTATGAATCCTGACGGCATGGTTGGTTTTACCCTCCAACTTAGCCTATAGTTGACTCGAAGTCGCGCTTGGGAGCGCGCAAAGCAAATTATCGATCCTGTTTACTTTCTTACATATCTACCCTTGCCTATCCCCATGACACTAAATAATTCACTAGGGCCGGTCCATGAAAGTCCCCATGCTCAAGAAACAACGAGTTTACCGCCAGCTAATGCGGAAAACTCCAATCCATTCAATAATGTTGGATTGTATGGGGGACAAAATTTAGATCCAATTTGGCGCGAAAAAACTCCCCCTAAAGAAGAACCTAGGAGCCGCGAAATTGTGCCAAGTAGTATAGCCAGAATTAAAGTGATTGGTGTGGGTGGCGGTGGTTGTAATGCCGTCAATCGCATGATCGCCAGCGAAGTATCCGGGGTAGAGTTTTGGGGCATCAATACTGATGCTCAAGCTTTAACCCAAGCCAATGCCCCAAAACGCCTACAAATTGGGCAAAAACTCACCCGAGGTCTGGGGGCTGGGGGCAATCCTGCCATTGGTCAAAAGGCAGCCGAAGAATCCCGAGATGAAATCGCCGCTGCCTTAGATGGATCTGACTTAGTGTTTATTACTGCCGGAATGGGAGGCGGAACGGGGACTGGTGCCGCCCCCATTGTGGCTGAAGCAGCCAAAGAAGTTGGCGCTTTGACCGTTGGGGTAGTGACTCGGCCATTTAATTTTGAAGGACGGCGGCGCACCAGCCAAGCGGAAGAAGGGATTGCCGCTTTGCAAGGTCGGGTCGATACTCTAATTATTATTCCCAACGATCGCCTACTGCACGTGATTTCTGAACAAACTCCCGTGCAAGAAGCTTTCCGGGTGGCGGATGATATCCTCCGGCAAGGGGTGCAAGGCATATCAGACATCATTACCATTCCCGGTATGGTCAACGTGGACTTTGCAGACGTGCGAGCGATCATGGCGGATGCCGGATCCGCTTTGATGGGAATTGGCACCGGTTCCGGCAAGTCCAGAGCTAGAGAAGCAGCAATGGCGGCGATATCTTCTCCCTTAATGGAAGCTTCTATCGAAGGCGCTAAAGGTGTGGTGTTTAACATTACCGGCGGTGGGGATCTGACCCTCCATGAAGTCAGTGCAGCGGCAGACATTATCTATGAGGTGGTAGACCCGAACGCGAATATTATTTTTGGCGCGGTAATTGACGAACGACTTCAGGGCGAAATTAGAATGACTGTGATTGCCACTGGATTCTCTAATGAACCGCAGCCCCTACCCCAAAAATCGCGAACGGTGCCACCACCGCCACCTTCTTTTAGAAGAGAAGCCTCAGCCCCAAGAACTGTCAATCCTGTCGAACCCAGTCCACAACCCAAACCACCCACCCAAACCGGAGGATTAGATATTCCCGAATTTTTACAAAGACGGCGCCCACCCAAATAATGACTCAATGGGTGTTTGACCGGAAAAAGCCTTGATACGCGATTCTCTCGCTTGAGCAACGCGCGATCGGGGCTGATTCTCCATACTGCTCGTTGGTTTCTCCCTGACCCGCCCCCGAAAAGTCCCCCTCAGCGAGAAGAAATATTCCTGAAATATTCCCAGATAAATCATTAGTCTATTAGACTTCTTGCACCAGCCTAGAAATCCCCCCTTAAAAAACTAAAAAAAGGGGGGTTGGGCGGTTTCCTATAAAAGCTACAATCATCAATCATCAATTATCAATATAAAACATTTTAGTATTTAGATTGTAGGGTAGGCAAAAATCCACACACATCGGAGGATGCATAGGATAGAGGATAGAGGAAATAGGATAGAGGATGCTGATGAAAGAGGAAAAAGTCCTCTCCCCTCTCTTTTCTCCCCTCTCTTTTCTCTCCTCTCTTTCCTCTCCTCTCTTTCCTCTCTTCATAGTAGCCCACCTTACGAATGTTAGGGGCTGTTGGATGAATTGAGGATAGAGGAAATAGGATAGAGGATGCTGAT encodes:
- the ftsZ gene encoding cell division protein FtsZ; this translates as MTLNNSLGPVHESPHAQETTSLPPANAENSNPFNNVGLYGGQNLDPIWREKTPPKEEPRSREIVPSSIARIKVIGVGGGGCNAVNRMIASEVSGVEFWGINTDAQALTQANAPKRLQIGQKLTRGLGAGGNPAIGQKAAEESRDEIAAALDGSDLVFITAGMGGGTGTGAAPIVAEAAKEVGALTVGVVTRPFNFEGRRRTSQAEEGIAALQGRVDTLIIIPNDRLLHVISEQTPVQEAFRVADDILRQGVQGISDIITIPGMVNVDFADVRAIMADAGSALMGIGTGSGKSRAREAAMAAISSPLMEASIEGAKGVVFNITGGGDLTLHEVSAAADIIYEVVDPNANIIFGAVIDERLQGEIRMTVIATGFSNEPQPLPQKSRTVPPPPPSFRREASAPRTVNPVEPSPQPKPPTQTGGLDIPEFLQRRRPPK
- a CDS encoding cell division protein FtsQ/DivIB, whose product is MANISSVSPAQLARRRRLVRQQRRRKFFHTAWQVLIIGSLTGGLVWFTTRPDWFIYQANEVVISGNQFLSAQAVKSLLPITYPTSLLQLNPQEIAEKLESSGPIAQANVTRKLFPPKLIVEVQEKRPVAIAQVPSSTVQKPPSAQQKNHPIPPLSQNAQIGLLDENGVWISQGGDISPDQFLQLPTLTVIGDPKRYQPYWLQVYQAINRSPMKIYEIDWRDPSNLILKTELGIVHCGGQTSQLVEQLHILDKMRNLPAQVNPSQIDYIDLKNPQKPTIRKTP
- a CDS encoding AAA family ATPase, whose translation is MTLNFAEFYKACNPTKTIDMGNEQERKYYIDFSKVRGSDSTRELERTITRLSGGEPTCQLFSGHIGCGKSTELFRLKEQLVQKGYHVVYFESSEDLDMADVDISDILLAIARQVSESLQKISLQLEPKGFKALLKGAAQILQTPIELSGEAGIAGLGTISVSTENAEIGFSLPGGIGKITAKAKDSPAERSRLRQYLEPRTNNILDAINSELLDPATKFLKEQGKQGLVVIVDNLDRVDSSPKPTGRTQPEYLFVDRGDQLRKLNCHMVYTIPLSLIFSNDFGRLTSRFGLKPKVLPMVPVQHRNGEDCDEGMNLLRQMVLARAFPDIEPEKRLELISELFDEPETLDRLCRVSGGHVRNLLGLLYSCLQQEDPPFERNLLEDVIKEYRDDLLAAICDQEWQLMFQALENKTVRGDDDYQILLRSMFLFEYRDREGRWYWVNPPLAESSQFKAWLTSSSQPAASSETLA